From Gossypium raimondii isolate GPD5lz chromosome 11, ASM2569854v1, whole genome shotgun sequence:
tgttaaaaatttcatccatttttactattaaaaactagcgTAGCTGAAGAAATAACCAAATAGTTACATTTGTACATTATGTTGATGTACAAGGACCATCTTTTAACAGTAGAGatgaatgtaatttttaaaatgagttaatgatcaatttactctttaattaaACGTAGAACTAGGGAGGGCAAAAAATGCAATCAAACTCTTAGATCAACGGCctccatagtacttttacctGCGTtagattgaaaataataataataaaaataaaaatttgaatagaacTCGTATATAATGAGACTTAAACCAATTAAATACatttagagagagagagagagagagaaagagaactAGAGGTGTGTAAGGTCCAAGTGACCCGTTCAACCCGACTTTTTTTGGACcggttaaatatttttatattttacgatctaatttaattgttttaattatattttaaacaatgaAATGAGCTTTTTAGACTAGCCAAAGTGAGCTAGACTTAAGTCTAAAACTTTTCCGAAATCGAACTTTGGCCTAATCCGTGAatacttgaaaagaaaagcCGACACATAATATTTACACAGGACGAGAAACCTAATAAAATCTATTCTAAGAACTTCAACGTTTCCATTAAGCCGAAGCCTCACAAAgttaatatcattataatttaattataaatattttaaaacaatattaatcCCATGGatctaaaaagaatttaaacTGAAACACTTTCGGTAATATtccattaaaattcatttattctcttcagattaaattaaaaaagctttgaagaaataaagtaaaacaaaatctGGAAGGTTTTCTTTGCCGACGAAATCAATATTTCAAacgataaactataaaataagttatttttgtttgcctcggattgcattttagttacttatgtttgaaatgttacgttttggtcacttacgttatcgttttgttaggaagtggtcactctaccgttaagctccgttacctccctgACGGCGATCCTATGTGgtagtccaaatgggttttaaatgccaacttggatgttctacgtggcagtccaaattaaatttatttaattaaaaacctattttcattcCGGCAACTGGATATCCAAGTTGgcttttaaaactcatttgggcTGCCACGTAGGAttgccgttagggaggtaatggAATTTGACAGTAGAGTGaccatttcgtaacaaaacgataacgtaagtgactaaaacgtaacatttcaaacataagtgactaaaatgtaatctgaggcaaataaaagtgactatttttgtagtttaccttattttaaaatgttttttttatattatataatttttctgttaaaatatGCTCAAAGTTTTTCTATtctcctttatttttcaaaattaaaaatttaaatttaattattatcattaaatttattttattaaatttaaattttattaaatttattttattaaatttaaattttaactatttccTCCTTCTTTTAGCATATTCTTCACACTTTTCAGTCTTCCTCTTtcgttgaaaattaaaaaaagttccGAAAGTGTTGAACACTTCGATATTTTCCCATTTACTTTCAACCTTATTGTGAGATCCAAAACAaagtcataaaaaaaattaaccacgTGATgcacatattttcattttttaaagaaaaattcatggtaaaaataattaaaataccataaatatatgatatatatataatataaaatacataaatctATTagtattttcattgaaaattacaattttgtatttaaatttaaaatttatataaaagattgATTGAATTTGATAGTTTGAATTAACCCAACgtcaattcaattaattaatttaactttaaaaataattttaatcatctaTAGATTCTAACAtcaataagtttttttaatatttaatatcttttaGTTTTACCCAAGACATGtctatattatttgatttactaataaaatataaaatataaattttttaataattttattattagttctgattatatctgttatttttgacataatgtAAACTACTCATAGCCTCTCTcgaacccataaataagaggataatgcgttttGGCAACAATTCCCACGCCGatctaattaaaactcaatcgataaatataaaatattttcattaatgaattaatctaagaattttttaaacatttgtttttattaatatttgaaagATAGTGAGATCACATTAACCTTAATATCGTAAGTGACGACGtcactaaatattaaaaactatatttcaagaaatataaaaaattatattacaaaaagtccaaatctaaaccctaaattttgtttaaaatataaaacagtgacttcagttttttttctgagattcacaaattttaatgtaatattttagtaaaatgatatattttcatactttaatttaatttttttaatgtttaattggAAGCTTTGGATTGATTTTAAGAAGcttcataattaataattaacttaGATGAatcccaaattttttaaaaattcacatatattataatgtttttaatcaacaaaatatataattaaataaaatcacaattaatactaaatttattttattaaaaaagtatgaaaattcaaacataataatattaataatttcaaatcaatcctaaaatttgaattaaataataaaattaacaatgtttttttaatcaaaatgtataaattttgtcAAACGTTTGAATCACACTGGacgaaaaatataattatcacattaaaaaaattttgaagtacTTGAGTTTGGTTTCgatattgaatttgatatttgagttCAACTTCAGTTTTCAAATCGGGGTACCTAGACCAAACGATACAATGAATATCTGACACGTATACTCTAGTAAAACAACATAAGTATTTAATTAGGAATAAGAAAAGCTCAAGTAACGAATTGAACATTGAAACTAAATTCGGGTAgttatttggaaaaaaaaaaactcaagtaaccaattaaaataaaacttcgGTACTAAAGTGAATATTTAAGACAAAATCCGATACCAAAATTCTATTAACCCTTCTTTTTTTGGTCGGTTTCTCTAACTACTCTAAGCGAGTTACAAAAGAAACCCAGTTTCAACAATAGCGCGTGAACCACGCACTTCACTGAAAAACAAAACCCTgttatttctctaaattttcaccttatatatatatacacacacacacatatagtCTTTGCTCATTTCCTTCTTTCATCCCAAAAGATCagaggcttttttttttttttttttctttttgctgaaAATCTAAGGCTTTATTTTAAAaccctttcttctttttctaagTGAAGTAGATTTCAAAACCAGCAAAAACAATGGAAATAATCGAAACCCAAACAGCTGTTTCGAATTTCGATCCGTTTTACAACATGTCTTCTTCCTCGGAGAATAATGGTGGTGGATTTGAAATGTCGTCGTTGATCGACGGTCGAGATTATTCAGGCGAGAATCACGCGCACGGTGGTGGTGACTGTGGGGTTTTTCGCCACTCGAACGCGGCGGCTGTTAAGGTTCAGAAAGTGTATAGGAGTTACCGGACACGGCGTAGGTTAGCAGATTCCGCTGTTGTAGCTGAAGAACTCTGGTAAATTCACAGAATCTTTGTCTCTCACAttgccttttttcttttaaataataaaaaaacaatattatttaaatatttatatttatttggtagtaattattattattaaattttcaggTGGCAGGTTTTAGATTATGCAAGGCTTAACCACAGCACAATTTcgttttttgataatttaaaaccTGAAAGTGCTGCTTCAAGGTGGAATCGTGTTCTTTTAAATGCTTCTAAGGtaattttttggataaattgCACCAAAACCACTAAACTATTACTAAGTTTGCGTTTTAGTCACCCATATGGATGATTAATagtttactttaaaaaaaatattttaaaaatttagaagttGGGCTTTGGCGGCGGTTCTtgatttatttgtattattcctttgcataaataataaaaaaatgttttctttttcagatcGGGAAGGGTTTGTCGGAAGATGCCAAAgcacaaaaattggcttttcaACATTGGATTGAAGCtgtaatttctcttaattaaatcagaaaaaaaatttaaaatttctttttaaacgaaaatttatttatttattcttgaaCTGTAGATTGATCCACGCCATCGTTACGGGCATAATTTGCATATTTACTATGATGAGTGGTGTAAAGCTGATGCTGGTCAACCATTTTTCTACTGGTAAGATTTAAATTCAATGTGAGGATCCTGTGTTACTCGGACTCGGACTTGGACTTGGGTGTGAGTATCGGATTAGGGCAGGGGcgaagttaaattttttttattggggTTGGAGTTTagttatgtattataattttaccattgtatTAGCTTGCatctttatagttttttaagggattaaattaaatttttatcatttttggagttaaattgtaattttattatgtattaatttatagttttgtaGATTTTAGAGGatcaaaagtgtaatttttctattttaagaggCCGGGTCCGTTTAGGGTATGTGTTCGGGACTGGTTTGCTTAAGGGGTTATGTCCAAATATGTGCAAAATGGAATAGGAGAGCTACAGAGGTGAAGCTGGAAATTTTACTGAGGGGatgagataaaattataaatttttggagggtctaaaattaaaaaggaataaattgcattattaatttaattgtagggaccaaaaatgaaaattgttcaTTCAGTTAAGAACTAAAGAGCTTCTGATGTGAACTCGAAATGACATCAACGGGAGGAAAGGCTGCTTAAGCAATTAATTGTTCATGGAGATTTATGTCCAAATATGTGTAGAATTTGGTCATCGGACATTGGAATTTTGGGAACAATGACGAGTCGGAATAATATAgctatgaaattgaaatatctCGATCGAGCTCTCATGGAGTTTTTGATTTGTATTGTTTCACAGGTTGGATTTAGGAGATGGCAAAGATATTAATCTTAACGAGTGCCCAAGATCGAAGCTTCGACAACAATGCATCAAGTATCTCGGACCCGTAAGTGCCTTGATATCGTTCGGTTCGATATAGATTTGAATTTCTAACATAAGATGTATGAAACTATTAATTCAAGTTGTTGCGAAATCCTGATGTGTTTTTCGTGTTTTGGGTACGGGGAACAGCAAGAGAGGGTAAATTATGAGTACATTGTTGTTGAAGGAAAGATGATCCATAAACAAACCAGAAACGTACTCGATACAATCGAAGGATTGAAAGAAGGGAAATGGATTTTTGTTATGAGCACCTCGAAGAAATTGTACGCCGGCAAGGTAAGCATTTAAATACGAACGGAAACTGTTTGTCTTGTTTCGTAGAAGACATCGTGAAACTTAAACCCGGGTTTTTGTTGTACCTTgcagaagaagaaaggaatgtTTCATCATTCGAGTTTCTTAGCTGGAGGAGCGACGTTAGCCGCTGGTAGGCTGGTGGTTGAACACGGAGATCTTAAGGTATTGATTCGTAATGTTGATAATGATTTTTGATTCGGTATTGTGTT
This genomic window contains:
- the LOC105761775 gene encoding IQ domain-containing protein IQM3, translating into MEIIETQTAVSNFDPFYNMSSSSENNGGGFEMSSLIDGRDYSGENHAHGGGDCGVFRHSNAAAVKVQKVYRSYRTRRRLADSAVVAEELWWQVLDYARLNHSTISFFDNLKPESAASRWNRVLLNASKIGKGLSEDAKAQKLAFQHWIEAIDPRHRYGHNLHIYYDEWCKADAGQPFFYWLDLGDGKDINLNECPRSKLRQQCIKYLGPQERVNYEYIVVEGKMIHKQTRNVLDTIEGLKEGKWIFVMSTSKKLYAGKKKKGMFHHSSFLAGGATLAAGRLVVEHGDLKSISAYSGHYRPTDDSLDSFLLFLKENGVNLNEVEIRRATDDSDSYDYGKSTGVGTLAEHSLSSVPSELETDNTENNLSSQSPETNQTKTTNTYKRSLSGGLQSPRTEVPERAILQRINSKKAAKSYQLGHQLSRKWSTGAGPRIGCVADYPVELRQQALEFVNLSPRTPPALSPFLSPRTPRTPTTPSACRSPGGLASAASQPTSNFTNADGISGI